The genomic DNA TTCGATCACCAGGCCGGAATCACCGCTGGTGCCCGGCGTCCTTCACTGACGCTGACTTTGGGGTTTGCCATGGGCGCGGCGGTCACCGGGTGCCTGGCCCAGTGGGGGCCGGTGCCCGAAGTCGTGCCCTACGCCGTGCACGGAGTGCTCAACCTCGCCGCACTGATCCTGGTGATCTTCGCGCCGGAATCGATGCCTCGCGACCAACGGGCAGCAGGCCATTGGTGGCACGGTCTGCGCGTTCCGCTCGTCGCGCATCGGACGTTCCTGCGACTGATCGTGCCGGCCGCGCCCTGGGTGTTCGGTGCCGCCGGGGTCGCCTATGCCGTGATGCCGGCGATCGTGCAGGGAGAGCTGGGGGAGTGGACGACGATGTATGCCACGGTGCTCACCGTCGTCACGCTCGGAGCCGGTGCGCTGGTGCAGAACATCGTGCCGTGGATCAATCGGCTGACCGGCGGGCGGGCGCTCGTCGTGGGACTGGCGCTGATGACCGTGGGGATGGGGCTCGGGGCGGTGGCCGCACTTCTGGCGGACCCGATCCTCGCGTTCATCGTGGCGATCGTGCTCGGTGTCGCCTACGGAATCTGTGTGGTCTCGGGGCTCATCATCGTCCAGGCCATCGCCTCACCGCAGGAGCTCGCCGGCATCACCGGGGTCTACTATTCGCTGGCGTACTCCGGGTTCCTGCTGCCCACGGTGCTCGCCGCCCTGCTGCCCGTGCTGTCGTACACGGTGTCCTTGGCGGCGGTGGCCATCATCTGCCTAGCCTGCCTCGCAGCAGTCGCCTTATCCACCAAACACCCCTAATTGCTACCTGACGGCGGCCCAGCAACCTGGCGCCAGGTATCTGGGCCGCCGTCGGGTAGTTCTGAGAGGGGATGCGGAGTGCGAACCCAGACACCTACCATGAGAACAACCGTCGCCTACCGATAGGGATCGACCATATGCCCGGCAAGACACGTCACCAGTCCCCAGCCGTCAACGCGTTCATCGACATCATGGGCCCGCGCCACGTCCTCACCTCTGCGCGGGCGACCGCACCGTACGCCAAGGGCAACCGCTTCGGCGGCGGCAATGTGCTGGCCGTGCTGCGACCGGGCAGCCTCGTCGACATGTGGCGGGCCCTTCAGGTCTGCGTCGACAATGACCTCATCGTCATTCCGCAGTCGGCCAACACCGGCCTGACCGGCGGCTCCGGCCCCGGTGCGCAGGACTACGACCGTCCGATCGTCATCATCTCCACCCTGCGGATCAACGAGATCCACCTCATCAACGACGCCCGCGAAGCGATCTGCCTGGCCGGATCCACTCTCTACGAACTCGACGAGGCGCTCGCCCCGTTCCACCGCGAACCGCACTCGGTCATCGGCTCATCCTCGATCGGCGCCTCCGTCATCGGCGGTATCGCCAACAACTCCGGCGGCTCCCAGATCCGCAAGGGTCCGGCGTTCACGAAGCACGCGATCTTCGCCCGCGTCAACGAGGAGGGGCGACTCGAGCTCGTCAACCACCTCGGCGTGGAGCTCGGCGACGACCCCGCCCACATCCTTGACAAACTCCAGCGCGGAGACTGGGACCCTGCCGAGGTCACGCCCGCCCCGGAGGACACGACGGAGACCGAGTATGGGGAGCAGGTCCGCAGGATCGTCGACTCCCCGGCCCGGTTCAACGCGAACTCCGACTACCTGTACGAGGCGTCCGGTTCGGCCGGGAAGCTCATGGTCTTCGCCGTGCGCACCCGCACCTTCCCGAAGGAAGAAGGAGCGACCACGTTCTACGTCGGCACGAATTCTCCGGCCGAACTCGAAGAGCTGCGACGGGCGATTCTCACCTCGGACATGCCGCTGCCGATCTCGGGCGAATACATGGGCCGACCCTCGTTCGACCTCGCCGAGAAGTACGGCAAAGACACGTTCGTCTCGATCAAGCACGCCGGCAGCCGCGAGCAGATCAGGCTGTTCGCGCTGAAGAACTGGGCCAACGGCGTGTTCGCGAAGCTGCCGTTCTTCGGCGAGACCGTCGCCGACACGATCGCGCAGAACGCGTTCGGTCTGCTCCCGCAGCAGCTGCCTAAGCGGATGCTCGAGTACCGCGACCGCTTCAAGCATCACCTGCTCCTCGTCGTCAGTGCCGAGGAGAAGAACCGGATGGGTGCGTTCCTTGACGACTTCTTCGCCGAGGCGGCCCACCAAGGTGACTATTTCGTGTGCAGCGCCGATGAAGCTCAGTCCGCGATGCTGCATCGTTTCGGTGCCGCGAGTGCTGCGACCCGGTACTTCAACCTCAACCGTGAGGACTCCTCGGACATGATCACCTTCGACGTGGCGCTGCGCCGCGACGATCAGGACTGGCTCGAGGTGCTGCCCGACGAGATCGCCGACCAGCTGCACATCAGCTCCTACTACGGGCACTTCTTCTGCCACGTCTTCCACCAGGACCACGTGGCGAAGAAGGGCGTCGACACGGTGGCGCTGAAGCAGCAGATGACCGAACTGCTCGAGGCCCGGGGTGCGGCCGTGCCTGCCGAGCACAACTACGGCCGGCTCTACCCCGTGCCGCCGGAGATGGAAGCGCACTTCAAGGACCTCGACCCGCACAACGTATTCAACGCCGGAGTCGGCGAGACGTCGGCGAAGAAAGACTGGGCGTGAGCCTGGAACCTCCGGGTGGGGCATCGCAGCACAGCAGAGCGTCGATCACTCACCCCGCAGTCCGCAGCGACCCGGGCCATACGCAACACCCCACACCGTTAGCAGCATTTCACCCCTCTGCAACGGGGTGAAATGCTGCTAACGGTGATGGATGCGCGACTCACGGTGAGCTGACGCGCCGCCGGTGACTGGTGTCGTCGGCCTCAGGCTGGTACCCGCAGCCGACCTGGCGACCTCTGACGCGGCGAAATCAGTCCTCGTCTTCGATCTCAGCGGCGGCGGCCGCCTCGGCGCGGGCCTGCTTTGATTTGCGGACCCGGGAGACCGTCATGATGGTCAGCGCGATGATGAAACCGATCGCTGCGCCGATCACGATGGAGTAGGTGCTGGATGGGGCACCGGGCATCGCACGATTGCCCATGCCGACGTCGATGAGCGGGTAGCCGTTGCTCATGTGGAAGACGACGGCGGCGAGCCAGGCGAGGGTGAATACGCCCCCGATGACGTTGGCGGCGATCAGCCGTTTCGGCGAAACGCGTGCCATGGCCAGCGAGAAGTCCACGTTCTCGCGCCTGCAGTACGCCGAGATGGCCACCCCGCTCACGCCGGAGGCCAGGACGATGAGTGCCGACCACAGGCCAGCTCCGAGAACGGCGAAGATGAGCGCGAGCGTGAAGAACGCATACGTGGAGAAGATCGAACCGAAAGTATAGGCCCTCAGAATGACGTCGCGTTCGCGTTCGTCTCCCATCGAGGGGTCGTCGAAGCCGGCGATTCTGTCGGCAAGAGCGTTAGAGCGGTTCTTGTTGTCACTGACGTTGTTCACGGCGATTCCTCCTTCAGTGAGAAGATCTCTTCGACTGTCGTGTCCAAGGCTCGGGCGATGCGCAGCGCCAGATAGACGCTGGGGGCGTAGTCGCCGCGCTCGGTCGCGATGATCGTCTGCCGCGACACCCCTGTGAGCTGGGCCAACTGTGCCTGCGTGAGCCCGGAAGCCTTGCGAACCTGCTTGAGGTCCGAGGTCTGAACTTCCATACCGTTCCTTGATGTCAACTTCCCTTTACATCAACAAGTAAAGCATGTTTGACATCGAGATGTCAATGATCTTTGACATCGCCGAGGCGGCCCTGCCGTTCCGTGGCCCCGCGGGGTCGCGTTTAGGCCGCCGAGGTCGGGCTGAGCCGGTGAGCCGTCGTCTCCTGCGCGCACAACATCCCGCAAACGCGAATACACCCCGCCGCAACGGGGTGTATTCTCGCTAACTGTGACGGATGCGGAGCCAGGCGTGCGAAGAGAGACTGACGCAGGGACGTGGCCCTAACGGTGATGGATGCGCAGCCAGTGGCGCGAAGAGAGATCAACGCGAGGGTGTCACACCAACGGTGACGGATGCTCGCCGAGGTCGACGGTGCAGCGTTCGCCGAGGCGACCGCCGGTCGCCGCATCGGCCTCACCGGCCGCAGCAACACTCGCCCACCGCCGACCTACGACTCGACAACCTTTTCGCGCC from Brevibacterium sp. JSBI002 includes the following:
- a CDS encoding helix-turn-helix transcriptional regulator, with translation MEVQTSDLKQVRKASGLTQAQLAQLTGVSRQTIIATERGDYAPSVYLALRIARALDTTVEEIFSLKEESP
- a CDS encoding MFS transporter, producing the protein MTAYPSTSTTDAAEAVPTGDRNTCAEAALTGNRNTRPEAAPATDVETTVPNHARSHLGEVDPDREPERPRRARAWLMVAPAMFLLAWGGNHFTPLVHMYEEDGGYAIWQANLLLGMYVGGLIPGLLVASALSDRHGRKPVLIAGSLAAIAGSLGLGIGFDQFWLLCLGRVFAGIGVGVAMSVGTSWIKELSAPPFDHQAGITAGARRPSLTLTLGFAMGAAVTGCLAQWGPVPEVVPYAVHGVLNLAALILVIFAPESMPRDQRAAGHWWHGLRVPLVAHRTFLRLIVPAAPWVFGAAGVAYAVMPAIVQGELGEWTTMYATVLTVVTLGAGALVQNIVPWINRLTGGRALVVGLALMTVGMGLGAVAALLADPILAFIVAIVLGVAYGICVVSGLIIVQAIASPQELAGITGVYYSLAYSGFLLPTVLAALLPVLSYTVSLAAVAIICLACLAAVALSTKHP
- the dld gene encoding D-lactate dehydrogenase, whose amino-acid sequence is MPGKTRHQSPAVNAFIDIMGPRHVLTSARATAPYAKGNRFGGGNVLAVLRPGSLVDMWRALQVCVDNDLIVIPQSANTGLTGGSGPGAQDYDRPIVIISTLRINEIHLINDAREAICLAGSTLYELDEALAPFHREPHSVIGSSSIGASVIGGIANNSGGSQIRKGPAFTKHAIFARVNEEGRLELVNHLGVELGDDPAHILDKLQRGDWDPAEVTPAPEDTTETEYGEQVRRIVDSPARFNANSDYLYEASGSAGKLMVFAVRTRTFPKEEGATTFYVGTNSPAELEELRRAILTSDMPLPISGEYMGRPSFDLAEKYGKDTFVSIKHAGSREQIRLFALKNWANGVFAKLPFFGETVADTIAQNAFGLLPQQLPKRMLEYRDRFKHHLLLVVSAEEKNRMGAFLDDFFAEAAHQGDYFVCSADEAQSAMLHRFGAASAATRYFNLNREDSSDMITFDVALRRDDQDWLEVLPDEIADQLHISSYYGHFFCHVFHQDHVAKKGVDTVALKQQMTELLEARGAAVPAEHNYGRLYPVPPEMEAHFKDLDPHNVFNAGVGETSAKKDWA